One Anguilla rostrata isolate EN2019 chromosome 15, ASM1855537v3, whole genome shotgun sequence genomic window, gtgtttgtgtgcgtgtgagtgtgtggttgcaTATGTTTAGGataaatttcatttcatataatcttcattttttcactgtttcGTTGAAAATGGGAGTGCGGTGTGCTGGGTGAACGGCCGGTGGAAATCTTGAGCCGAGCTACGCCGCCGACGTTCGGTCAGAGATGTGGTTGCAGTCgggggggggtcaaaggtcattatTGCTGGGAGAGCAGGGCGCTCCGGttggctttcattttctctAGTCGTTTGACCAGGTGGCTGTTGCTGGCCTCCAGCTCGTCGAGCTTGTCAAGCGCTGACCGCAGCTGTGCCCGGGAAAAAAAGGGTAGACTGGCGTGAGAAAATcaaatccaatccaatccaatcaaatcaaatgtatttgtatagccCACTTTACAAATATTTGTCACGATACACTTTGCAATGGACACATAAGCTAGCCtatggtggtggtggagaaGAAAAACTCCCCAGGTGGGACCAAAGGACCAGCCAAAAATGGGAGAAAAGTAAAGAAAGGAATCCTGTGCCTCTGTGGGATGTTTGCCTacctctctctgcagcctgcGCTTCTCAGCTTTCAGCTCGTCCTCAACTTTCTCCGCGTTCTCAGAGGCAGACTTGTAGCGTGTCACTTGACCTTCCAACCGTATAACCTGCAGTGACAAGAAGAGAAGGCAGTCCAGTGTGAACTTAGCGGCAGATGCAGTGTAACTTAAATTCAATCATCCTGAACTCTGTACTTACGTTCTGCTCCAAAGCTGTCACCTCCTGCTCTGATTTGACAAGTTTAAACTTGAGGTCACTAATTTGCCTGTTAGCATCTCCTGTGAAGGGGGAAATGTTGGATGTTAGATACAAAAAGGCTGTGCAATACGTTAGTCTTTTAAGTACCTCTTCAACTGAATAGCCCCTTTTAAAGAAAGCAAAGTCTGATAATGAGGTGTGCATCTTTTGATTAAATATACTACAATACAAGTTCCTCTCCATTCCAATCAATAGATATTTATTGTCTTCCAGGGGTGATTTGGTGGCAGCAAAGAAAACGACAGatacacaaagatacacagGACACAACAGACATGGGGAGGGATTTCATGGCCATGAGCATTTCTGATTGTAACTTATATACAGTATCTGCAGCACAGGCCCAGGCGCACGTTAGCGTGGCTTACTTTGGACATCCAGGATGAGTGGGTCGGTGCCGTTCTCCAGGACCTCGCCCTCGGGGCTGGCGCCCTCCTGCGTGCCattcttctgcttctgctccagctgagCCTTCAGCCTCTTCACCTGTGCGGGGCAGACGGGTGGGTCCCCCCCGATTCAGCTCGGGCCACTGCTCCGACCTCAGCCCAAATCACGGTTTAACCAAGGCCCCCGCTCTGACCGTTCAACGGCCCATCGCAGATCAGCTGACTGCTCGGTTTGACAGGTCAGCTGAGCTGCCTGACAGCTCAACACAGCTGTACACTCTGCTATAGGTCCTCCAGGTGCTCAGGATTTTGAGCTTAAAGCAAGATAAATCACAGAAATGTGTGAAGCACAGCTGCGACAGCCAGGCTTACCTGTTCCATCAAAGTCTCCCTCTCATCCACCAGCTTTCTCAGGCGAATCTCTGCAAGAGAAACATTGAAGATGAAATGGCGGTTTGGGATATAAGGCATGAATCAGAACTTATAATATAAGACTCTGGTCTTACAGAAAGATTAGTACAAAGGCTTGGTAGGGTAAGATTTTGTCAATGGTACAACTTTTTGGTGCAGCAAAGGGttatgctgttttgtttgtaatattacatttaaggTAATATTACTTACTGTAGCAAACAGACAATAGAAACTTTGGCCattgaattatttcatttacaaatttAAGGTCCAAGATAGAATGAAAACTCTTTTCCAGAGCTTTGTCTTCATCAAAACATTGAAATACAAACCACTCATCATTCTttgctgagaaaaaaacagtccattATGATCAaagcataaatgtaaaaaagtcaAATGTTAACATACCAGGGAGAGGAGCCAGAATGGTGGGTAAGGGGCTGGGTCAGGGTAGGAGGGGTTTATGTCACATGAGGCATGCAAATGAGCTGATATCCTCTACTGTAGGTTAGCATGCAGACTGTGGAGTGAAGACACAACTACAAAAACCCAATTGTTGTGCTGCTGACATCACACTCGCTTACTCgcttaccctctctctctctctcacacacacacacacacacacacacacacacacacacacacacacacacaaagaatggAATTCTCTCTTAATACTTATTTCTCCATGGCTGTAAGATTAGactgatacattttttgatacaaaaaataaacattagcaCATACCTTAATTTATCTGAGCAAAAAGCTAGGTAAAGTGTAATCAGTAGCTGTTCATTATAAGctgtaaattattaaattttaaatgctgtaaCTGCTACAAAATTCCAAAGGAGTAATATCTTTTTTATATCaaaatttaaatcattttaatttgagcATACATAAATGCTGTAGCAGTCATTTCATATGGTGATGCAAGCTTTCAATTTgacatgcattaaaaatattaaattacaatCAACAAAACATCATGTATTGCATCAGTGTTCATTTTATGTGCTCATAGTCATCATATTACTTTAAGATGGTACTGTATCATAAATTGCACTACAGAATATCATAAGTTATGCAAGTGTGCATTTTCTTAATCAGCATACATCACATGTTCACAGCaggcatatactgtatttgATATCAGAACTGCAACATACATACAACCAGTTTACATAGGGGAATGTGTTAAGCTTGGCATATTGCAGACATCTTACCCATGCATTGTTTCATCTCACCTCTACTCAAGTCAATGTGCAAGTAGTATTAAAATGAGTAATATTTAGTCACTGCTTCAGTCTTCCAAGGCTTATGAAGAAAAAGAATGGGCATGCGAGGACACAAGTGTATTGGCTGAATTGGGTGAGGCAATACACTAAATGTCCAGCAGGTGGTGAAACTGAGCATCTAAGAGAGCCAGGCAACATCTCAGCCAATCTCAAATTTGGTCTGAAGCTCTGTTGCAGGAAAGAAATGCCTGCAACAGTTCATGACGTCCATTTTATTCTATAAGCCTTTTAAGTTCACGGTCAGTAATATTTTGATAGCTAAAAACCCCTGACATGTGTTCAATGTCTTACTCAAATGCCATATAAGGAAAAAGGCTGCAATGGAGCTTCATAATCTCCACCAAGACCAGGACTCAGTCTCAGTCTTCAAATTTTATTAATCATAGAACTTTGTTCTTTACACCTATCACTCGCAAAATGTGACACCCCTTGGCATGTctgtacagcacattttatacaaaaacacatcaagggccatcaaagacaaaaaaccctttatgctttatttcatcataaatatataattcttGCACAGGaaaaagaatgcatttcaggCAGGTACAGCTTTGTCAAAGTATAAGAAAGCACTTTATGTGACCAGTGACCCTTCTTGGCAACCTATCTGCATCAATGCCCAGATGTAagcttgaaaaaacaaaatttaatacTGCTTCAGTCAAAGAGAAGTGAGTCCCGGTTTATAATTTAGTAACTTTACCAGAGAACAAAAAATCCAAACTAACCACAGAACAGCTTTTTTATGGTTCATATGTTCAAGAGCATTAAGAATCCAATTGTATATGGTGTTGCATGCTCACTATGAAgctaaacaaaaacatgacatACTGCTTTAAAGATTCTCTCTGATAGTGACCACTCACAGAACATTAGGATGGTTCTACATGGGGATGCCCCATATTCTGAAATCAGTCCAGAAatcagaaatatgtatttttgaaagttttaaagTGTATTACGTTTTACTTTTGTCCTTTTACCATAAAGCAATTCTTTTCTAAAGAGGCTTTGGTACATGACATGGAATGACACTGTTCTTCACACTCTATTAAGCAGGAGTATAGTTAACTGAATAAGCTATTCTCCAATACTCAGTAGTGTTCTTTCTTGCAGTCACTGAATACTAAGAGCGTTTCAAAATACTGCTCATAGTCTAGAGATCTCTTTAACTTAGAACTTTGTAGGCTATTTTTGAGGTGAGTTATCTGTTAATTGCCTATTTAAATGATTATACTTTTAGAATTAGTTCATTTCAGTTGGTGAAATAAGCACTGCAGCCGTAATTCACAGCAGAAAGAATATCTCAAACTTAATGACGACTGAAACAAAACCAAGTGACTAAAATGTTATTTGCTGATAATTGATTTACAGATTTAAACATTTGCAAACTGCATATATCATCATTTATCAACAACTGGAAATAACCATACAATTGACAAGAATAACCTAACCTAGATaaccaatataaaaaaataaatacaccttCTGTTGTATACTATCCTTACTGTAAACTATAAGCCAAAATACAATTACTGTGTGattaaattaaagtattttaaatttaaccaaTTTTACATCTTCATGTAAATATTCATGAGAAATAATCAGATACATTTAAGAGGATTTTCTGCACAGCATATTGCCTCATCAATGTCATGAATATTCCTGGCACAAATGTAcaatttcttggaaaaaaaattaaagagggAAATCAAAGTGAATAACGTCAGGCTCAGAATTGCACTTCTTAGTGCAGCTATCCTTTTTGTTAAAGTGTTACTAAATATCAAACAGGAACTGAATGCAATACTTCCTGCAAGAAGTAAAGGGGTAcaatcaaaacaacattttctgtaaaacacCTGACAATACAAGGGTTTAAGGATAACCTAAAGCAACTAATAGTAATAATGGATAATTGCAATTCATTGAAACAGTTCTGATAATTGTAAACACGTTGTGGTGGATATGCTGCTATTGTAAGTGTGTCCAACAAGGACACACTACATTCAGTGTAACATTATAAGCCCCTATTAAAACACATATACTAAAATAAGCATGAAATTGCCATATTATAAATCACTCCTTCTTAACTGCAGTGCATACTATGTAAAAACATGAagttaaaaacatgaaaacatgttttatgcCACCCACCATAAAGCCCATCTTTCCATAGAAAACTTTCTTTGATAGGTTCAGAGCCAAGAATGTTTTATGTATGCTTTAAGACGACTATGAATTAGACTTGACATGTGACATCCTAGAGTATCAGTGATCTAAGAAGGATCAGGCTTGTAGGACTAAGACATGCGACAGTCTTCTTTGCCTTTACCCTTGCCTTTCTTATTGCTCTTGGATGAATCTCTCCTGCCATTTTGTTCGTTGGTCTGTGATACACTTTCCTCCGTTTCCTGGCTGGCCGTTCTCTGCGTGACATTTCTCTCTGCTGCAGTCGTACATGTCCCTTCCTCAAATACGTCCTCTCCTGGTTGAGTCTCATTTTGCACTTTATCAACCTGCGCTGTGTCCGGCTCGTATCTTGGCTCTTCAGATTTGGTCAAGTGGGCCTCCACATTATCTTGGGTCTCGTTTTGGTCGGTCCCCGCTTGGGGTTCGGCCTTGCTGCCATCCTCCTGTTCTCCCCCACCTTCTGTGGGTGTTGATCCTGCTCCTTCATCCTCATGGGTCCCTCCTCCTGAGACCAAATTTGCTGACACTTCAAGATCatcctcaaattcaaatgattcTCCTTCCTCATTTTCATCCTCCTCCTTGTGGTTGTCCACCTCCTCCTGGGGCAGAGGCTCAACCTCATCCAGCTTTTCTTCTACCACCAATGTGTCTTCCTCTTCTTTGGATAGGCCCTCATCTATCATGCTGTCTACCTGCTGCTGGTCAGCAGAttccccactctctcttcctGAGTCCTGGCTATTTGTTTCAGTGCTGGAAGTGCCCAGTCCTTCAGCATCATCACAGTGTTCTTTCCCAGGGCAATTCCCATCTTCTGTgatcccctgccccccttctgTAGATTCTTCTCCGTGTCCcatactgccctctggtggtacGTTTACACTGGCATCCTCTTCTGGTATTGCCATATTCTCTGACTCTTCCGTCTCTTGCTCCACAGAGTTGTCTATGGATGGCTGCTTTTCTCCAGGAAAGTCAGGTGAATCAGTCAGCTCATCCTGCATCAGTGATTCAGCCTCCTTACAGCTGTCAAGGTCTTCAGTTGCTCCTGTCTCAGATGGTGCGGCAGCCAGTTCTTCCGTTTCTGAGGATGGACTTAAGAGTACACATTCCTGGGTGCCTTgattctccacactttcctgtGATGGTGCTTTTACACTGGGGTCCTCTTCTGGTATCGCTATGTTCTCTGGCTCTTCCCTCTCTAGCTCCACAGAGTTGTCCACAGATGGCTGCTTTTCTTCAAGAATGTTGAGTGGGTCAGTCGGTTCATCCTGCAACAGTGATTCGGCCTCCTCACAGCTGTCAATGTCTTCAGTTGTCCCTGTCTCAGGTGGTGCAGCAGCCAGGTCTTCAGTTTCTATGGATAGACTTGAGGGCACATATTCCTGGGTGCCCTGGCTCCCCTGAGGTTGCACCTtgttcctgtctgtgcctgtctccATTTCCTCCAAGCTTTGCTCTTGGGCAGAGCCTAAGTTAACACAATCTGCAATATATGTAGTCAGGTCAGATTCAGATTTACCTGCATTTTCAACCTCCTGGTCAAGCGCACTTTCACCCTTGAGGTCATCTGTGTTCTCAAGCTTTGGGTTTGGTTCATTTGCAGCCACTGGGTCACCAGTCTTGCCGGCCTCTGCCTCTTGAGTTTCAGGGCTTTGTTCTTCCTTCACCTCTTCTGTGTCATTTCTTGTCTGAGTTTCCACCTGAGAAGCAGGCCCTGACAGCTGAGTGTCCTCCACCTTCTCAAACCCGTCGGCATTATCAGCACCAGCTGCGGACATGGGACAGCCCTCCAGAGGCTtgactttctctgtttttgccAAGATTTCGACTGCCTCATTATTAGCCCGTTCTCCTTCAAAGAGTGAGGGTTTGTTCTCTCTATTAGTCATGGTATCATCCTCCAAGCCTTCCGGTAGAGTGCTGGTCTCAGATTTCTCCCCTTTTTCTGATGTGAGGTGCTCCCTGCTGGATATCTCAGCTTGCTCTACTAACTCTTCCACTGTACTTACGCTGCTCTCCGGCATGTCCCCATCATCGTCATCTGGTTTTTCACATTCTTTGGAGCTGCTCTCATGCACTCCACCTTTCTTgcctttcttcttcctcttttttttcttttttcctgaggCGCCACTTCGATCTTGTTGCGGTGTATTCGTGGCCGTCTGTGCAGGGGGTTCTTCTGCTTTCTGTTGGCTCTGTTGAGCTGTCGGAGGATGAGGCAAGCCTGTGGTCAAAGAGTCACCTGACTGAGCTTTGTCCTGATCAGCGCCATTGAGTTGCTTTGAATCCATGGCAAAAGTCCCTGGTCCTTGTTCCATATTGGGGACCTCTGTTGAGCCAGGATCCTTTGCGGCCAAACTTGAACACTTCTCGTCATCCTCACCACTCTTCATGTCCCCAAACTCACCCATTTTAGCTGATTTCAAAACTTTTTCTGCCCCATCTCTGTCTCTAAACTCCTCTATCTCACTTCCCTGTTCTGGGCTGAGATGGTTGGTTTCTAGCCATTCGGCTGTGTCTTTGCTGTCATTCTTGTGGCACTCCAGTGCACTGCTCTCTGCAGCGTTTTCCAACATGTCTTCAATTTGGATGGATCCATCCACACATGATTCTGTATTTTCAAAGCCCTCTTTGAAATCCCCCTGTGCTGCATCTTGTACTGCATTTAGATTTTCATACGCTACTTCGTCCTTTGATTTTTCCTGTACAAGGGCTTCACTAACTGATCTGGCTTCTAGATTATTCTCAGCAGCACTTTCCACCTCTCCTAACCCAGCACTGTTACATCTTTCACCTACATCTTCTGACCTCTCATGAATGACCTTGTTCTCTCCCTTATCTGCGCTGTTTCCTACACTTTCTACTTCACCCGTCATCTCT contains:
- the lrrfip1a gene encoding golgin subfamily A member 4 isoform X34, coding for MSVGSRGSLRVEERSDRDFLEKGSRTASTLSAATLASLGGTSSRRGSGDTALSVDTEASIREIKEIHELKDQIQDVEAKHMQSLKEVKDSLVEVEEKYRKAMVSNAQLDNEKSNLMYQVDTLKDSLMELEEQLCEARREFEAKAKDFEREKYAHSVLQFQFNEMKETLKQSEELLTEIRQLRMKQDGFVREISDLQETVEWKDKKIGALERQKEYSDAIRNERDELRDEVVQLKDVLKKHGIVLGADLTTNGEAGEGVLDGLANADSATRLAQDSQTPHAGGDGMLGKVKEAQLGGRDVEEVDSGAVLDKASVHLKKRQQGQTESLEEHDKTMIPGHPSEDHVSSQNSSRYCEITERQYPEKVRSDSTTSTDEVAPVDTGHSNGVESYACPHSITESDNRPVCHPEVQVVITGPEEEMTGEVESVGNSADKGENKVIHERSEDVGERCNSAGLGEVESAAENNLEARSVSEALVQEKSKDEVAYENLNAVQDAAQGDFKEGFENTESCVDGSIQIEDMLENAAESSALECHKNDSKDTAEWLETNHLSPEQGSEIEEFRDRDGAEKVLKSAKMGEFGDMKSGEDDEKCSSLAAKDPGSTEVPNMEQGPGTFAMDSKQLNGADQDKAQSGDSLTTGLPHPPTAQQSQQKAEEPPAQTATNTPQQDRSGASGKKKKKRKKKGKKGGVHESSSKECEKPDDDDGDMPESSVSTVEELVEQAEISSREHLTSEKGEKSETSTLPEGLEDDTMTNRENKPSLFEGERANNEAVEILAKTEKVKPLEGCPMSAAGADNADGFEKVEDTQLSGPASQVETQTRNDTEEVKEEQSPETQEAEAGKTGDPVAANEPNPKLENTDDLKGESALDQEVENAGKSESDLTTYIADCVNLGSAQEQSLEEMETGTDRNKVQPQGSQGTQEYVPSSLSIETEDLAAAPPETGTTEDIDSCEEAESLLQDEPTDPLNILEEKQPSVDNSVELEREEPENIAIPEEDPSVKAPSQESVENQGTQECVLLSPSSETEELAAAPSETGATEDLDSCKEAESLMQDELTDSPDFPGEKQPSIDNSVEQETEESENMAIPEEDASVNVPPEGSMGHGEESTEGGQGITEDGNCPGKEHCDDAEGLGTSSTETNSQDSGRESGESADQQQVDSMIDEGLSKEEEDTLVVEEKLDEVEPLPQEEVDNHKEEDENEEGESFEFEDDLEVSANLVSGGGTHEDEGAGSTPTEGGGEQEDGSKAEPQAGTDQNETQDNVEAHLTKSEEPRYEPDTAQVDKVQNETQPGEDVFEEGTCTTAAERNVTQRTASQETEESVSQTNEQNGRRDSSKSNKKGKGKGKEDCRMS
- the lrrfip1a gene encoding golgin subfamily A member 4 isoform X4, which codes for MDFLTVAGQLQAEARLAAKRAARAEAREIRMKELERQQKEIYQVQKKYYGLDNKWGDIEQWMEDSERYSRHSRRNTSVSDDEERMSVGSRGSLRSDLDPAGAYGGASVGGSTHSLKKSKKKKKKHSRASNGYEDDYSIISSRSSRLSDESKASRPPRLDLQLGNYSSSDLYSTNSLPSSRLPSSTQNGSRPSLLCSDAPHSRSLRGSVYEDSLYSSARRFSGSSSRAPSEYSGFLGSNSRASSRASSARASPVEDSGSVASILRSAASGSSVIRSLDDISIPELPDVEERSDRDFLEKGSRTASTLSAATLASLGGTSSRRGSGDTALSVDTEASIREIKEIHELKDQIQDVEAKHMQSLKEVKDSLVEVEEKYRKAMVSNAQLDNEKSNLMYQVDTLKDSLMELEEQLCEARREFEAKAKDFEREKYAHSVLQFQFNEMKETLKQSEELLTEIRQLRMKQDGFVREISDLQETVEWKDKKIGALERQKEYSDAIRNERDELRDEVVQLKDVLKKHGIVLGADLTTNGEAGEGVLDGLANADSATRLAQDSQTPHAGGDGMLGKVKEAQLGGRDVEEVDSGAVLDKASVHLKKRQQGQTESLEEHDKTMIPGHPSEDHVSSQNSSRYCEITERQYPEKVRSDSTTSTDEVAPVDTGHSNGVESYACPHSITESDNRPVCHPEVQVVITGPEEEMTGEVESVGNSADKGENKVIHERSEDVGERCNSAGLGEVESAAENNLEARSVSEALVQEKSKDEVAYENLNAVQDAAQGDFKEGFENTESCVDGSIQIEDMLENAAESSALECHKNDSKDTAEWLETNHLSPEQGSEIEEFRDRDGAEKVLKSAKMGEFGDMKSGEDDEKCSSLAAKDPGSTEVPNMEQGPGTFAMDSKQLNGADQDKAQSGDSLTTGLPHPPTAQQSQQKAEEPPAQTATNTPQQDRSGASGKKKKKRKKKGKKGGVHESSSKECEKPDDDDGDMPESSVSTVEELVEQAEISSREHLTSEKGEKSETSTLPEGLEDDTMTNRENKPSLFEGERANNEAVEILAKTEKVKPLEGCPMSAAGADNADGFEKVEDTQLSGPASQVETQTRNDTEEVKEEQSPETQEAEAGKTGDPVAANEPNPKLENTDDLKGESALDQEVENAGKSESDLTTYIADCVNLGSAQEQSLEEMETGTDRNKVQPQGSQGTQEYVPSSLSIETEDLAAAPPETGTTEDIDSCEEAESLLQDEPTDPLNILEEKQPSVDNSVELEREEPENIAIPEEDPSVKAPSQESVENQGTQECVLLSPSSETEELAAAPSETGATEDLDSCKEAESLMQDELTDSPDFPGEKQPSIDNSVEQETEESENMAIPEEDASVNVPPEGSMGHGEESTEGGQGITEDGNCPGKEHCDDAEGLGTSSTETNSQDSGRESGESADQQQVDSMIDEGLSKEEEDTLVVEEKLDEVEPLPQEEVDNHKEEDENEEGESFEFEDDLEVSANLVSGGGTHEDEGAGSTPTEGGGEQEDGSKAEPQAGTDQNETQDNVEAHLTKSEEPRYEPDTAQVDKVQNETQPGEDVFEEGTCTTAAERNVTQRTASQETEESVSQTNEQNGRRDSSKSNKKGKGKGKEDCRMS
- the lrrfip1a gene encoding golgin subfamily A member 4 isoform X15, coding for MDFLTVAGQLQAEARLAAKRAARAEAREIRMKELERQQKEVSDDEERMSVGSRGSLRSDLDPAGAYGGASVGGSTHSLKKSKKKKKKHSRASNGYEDDYSIISSRSSRLSDESKASRPPRLDLQLGNYSSSDLYSTNSLPSSRLPSSTQNGSRPSLLCSDAPHSRSLRGSVYEDSLYSSARRFSGSSSRAPSEYSGFLGSNSRASSRASSARASPVEDSGSVASILRSAASGSSVIRSLDDISIPELPDVEERSDRDFLEKGSRTASTLSAATLASLGGTSSRRGSGDTALSVDTEASIREIKEIHELKDQIQDVEAKHMQSLKEVKDSLVEVEEKYRKAMVSNAQLDNEKSNLMYQVDTLKDSLMELEEQLCEARREFEAKAKDFEREKYAHSVLQFQFNEMKETLKQSEELLTEIRQLRMKQDGFVREISDLQETVEWKDKKIGALERQKEYSDAIRNERDELRDEVVQLKDVLKKHGIVLGADLTTNGEAGEGVLDGLANADSATRLAQDSQTPHAGGDGMLGKVKEAQLGGRDVEEVDSGAVLDKASVHLKKRQQGQTESLEEHDKTMIPGHPSEDHVSSQNSSRYCEITERQYPEKVRSDSTTSTDEVAPVDTGHSNGVESYACPHSITESDNRPVCHPEVQVVITGPEEEMTGEVESVGNSADKGENKVIHERSEDVGERCNSAGLGEVESAAENNLEARSVSEALVQEKSKDEVAYENLNAVQDAAQGDFKEGFENTESCVDGSIQIEDMLENAAESSALECHKNDSKDTAEWLETNHLSPEQGSEIEEFRDRDGAEKVLKSAKMGEFGDMKSGEDDEKCSSLAAKDPGSTEVPNMEQGPGTFAMDSKQLNGADQDKAQSGDSLTTGLPHPPTAQQSQQKAEEPPAQTATNTPQQDRSGASGKKKKKRKKKGKKGGVHESSSKECEKPDDDDGDMPESSVSTVEELVEQAEISSREHLTSEKGEKSETSTLPEGLEDDTMTNRENKPSLFEGERANNEAVEILAKTEKVKPLEGCPMSAAGADNADGFEKVEDTQLSGPASQVETQTRNDTEEVKEEQSPETQEAEAGKTGDPVAANEPNPKLENTDDLKGESALDQEVENAGKSESDLTTYIADCVNLGSAQEQSLEEMETGTDRNKVQPQGSQGTQEYVPSSLSIETEDLAAAPPETGTTEDIDSCEEAESLLQDEPTDPLNILEEKQPSVDNSVELEREEPENIAIPEEDPSVKAPSQESVENQGTQECVLLSPSSETEELAAAPSETGATEDLDSCKEAESLMQDELTDSPDFPGEKQPSIDNSVEQETEESENMAIPEEDASVNVPPEGSMGHGEESTEGGQGITEDGNCPGKEHCDDAEGLGTSSTETNSQDSGRESGESADQQQVDSMIDEGLSKEEEDTLVVEEKLDEVEPLPQEEVDNHKEEDENEEGESFEFEDDLEVSANLVSGGGTHEDEGAGSTPTEGGGEQEDGSKAEPQAGTDQNETQDNVEAHLTKSEEPRYEPDTAQVDKVQNETQPGEDVFEEGTCTTAAERNVTQRTASQETEESVSQTNEQNGRRDSSKSNKKGKGKGKEDCRMS
- the lrrfip1a gene encoding golgin subfamily A member 4 isoform X13; this encodes MDFLTVAGQLQAEARLAAKRAARAEAREIRMKELERQQKEEDSERYSRHSRRNTSVSDDEERMSVGSRGSLRSDLDPAGAYGGASVGGSTHSLKKSKKKKKKHSRASNGYEDDYSIISSRSSRLSDESKASRPPRLDLQLGNYSSSDLYSTNSLPSSRLPSSTQNGSRPSLLCSDAPHSRSLRGSVYEDSLYSSARRFSGSSSRAPSEYSGFLGSNSRASSRASSARASPVEDSGSVASILRSAASGSSVIRSLDDISIPELPDVEERSDRDFLEKGSRTASTLSAATLASLGGTSSRRGSGDTALSVDTEASIREIKEIHELKDQIQDVEAKHMQSLKEVKDSLVEVEEKYRKAMVSNAQLDNEKSNLMYQVDTLKDSLMELEEQLCEARREFEAKAKDFEREKYAHSVLQFQFNEMKETLKQSEELLTEIRQLRMKQDGFVREISDLQETVEWKDKKIGALERQKEYSDAIRNERDELRDEVVQLKDVLKKHGIVLGADLTTNGEAGEGVLDGLANADSATRLAQDSQTPHAGGDGMLGKVKEAQLGGRDVEEVDSGAVLDKASVHLKKRQQGQTESLEEHDKTMIPGHPSEDHVSSQNSSRYCEITERQYPEKVRSDSTTSTDEVAPVDTGHSNGVESYACPHSITESDNRPVCHPEVQVVITGPEEEMTGEVESVGNSADKGENKVIHERSEDVGERCNSAGLGEVESAAENNLEARSVSEALVQEKSKDEVAYENLNAVQDAAQGDFKEGFENTESCVDGSIQIEDMLENAAESSALECHKNDSKDTAEWLETNHLSPEQGSEIEEFRDRDGAEKVLKSAKMGEFGDMKSGEDDEKCSSLAAKDPGSTEVPNMEQGPGTFAMDSKQLNGADQDKAQSGDSLTTGLPHPPTAQQSQQKAEEPPAQTATNTPQQDRSGASGKKKKKRKKKGKKGGVHESSSKECEKPDDDDGDMPESSVSTVEELVEQAEISSREHLTSEKGEKSETSTLPEGLEDDTMTNRENKPSLFEGERANNEAVEILAKTEKVKPLEGCPMSAAGADNADGFEKVEDTQLSGPASQVETQTRNDTEEVKEEQSPETQEAEAGKTGDPVAANEPNPKLENTDDLKGESALDQEVENAGKSESDLTTYIADCVNLGSAQEQSLEEMETGTDRNKVQPQGSQGTQEYVPSSLSIETEDLAAAPPETGTTEDIDSCEEAESLLQDEPTDPLNILEEKQPSVDNSVELEREEPENIAIPEEDPSVKAPSQESVENQGTQECVLLSPSSETEELAAAPSETGATEDLDSCKEAESLMQDELTDSPDFPGEKQPSIDNSVEQETEESENMAIPEEDASVNVPPEGSMGHGEESTEGGQGITEDGNCPGKEHCDDAEGLGTSSTETNSQDSGRESGESADQQQVDSMIDEGLSKEEEDTLVVEEKLDEVEPLPQEEVDNHKEEDENEEGESFEFEDDLEVSANLVSGGGTHEDEGAGSTPTEGGGEQEDGSKAEPQAGTDQNETQDNVEAHLTKSEEPRYEPDTAQVDKVQNETQPGEDVFEEGTCTTAAERNVTQRTASQETEESVSQTNEQNGRRDSSKSNKKGKGKGKEDCRMS